Part of the Desulfosalsimonas propionicica genome is shown below.
GTGATATTTCGTATCGAGGACAAAACCCTTGCGATCCCCGAGGGCGCAGACATTGACAAGGGCCGCCACGCCATTGCATTTCAGACCGGACCGGACTATTTTGCCTATCCCAATCACCCGGACAACGGAAAAATGCCCGGCAAGGAAGAATGCCGAACCATTCTGGAAAGAAATGCCGGCATTTTCGGGCACCTGGCATCCATTGGCATCGTCCACACCGCCCCGATCCCCCTTTTTCACAACCGAGTACAGCGACAGCGCAGAAACGATGCAGGGCTTTATCAATGGCGGCGCGCCGGCCGCCTGGACCAGTGGCTGGCATCATGCCGGTTTCCCAACATCAGCAAAAGCGGCATCCGGGACTTTGAACACTTCATCGCCTTTGACGGCCCCACCCGCCAGCTCTACGACCACATCGGCACCCATGTACTGAGCCTGGTTCTCGTGGCCGGCAGCTATTGCAGAAACCATGATGAGGCCAGAATCGGCGTGGATGATCAGGGGTGTCCGGTGGACGCCCGGGATCTGTTTGACCGGCAATGGTTCAGCCATGTACTCATTGATATTTTCAAATCCTATTACCAGGGCTTTACCCAAACGGCCTTTTGCGCGGACCTGCCTTTTGACCCGCAAAACCTGAGCCGCCGCCTGATCGAGGAGATGGGCGTTGACCGCCACATGGAAGAAATCCTGCGCGTTGCCGAGCAGGAGGCCATGAATGATGAGCAGTTCAGGCGGTTTCTGGAAAGCCGGGGTTTTAAACGACATTCCATTGAGGGCCTGAAAAAGGGCAGCCAGGACATCCATATCCTTACCGGCCCGCATTTGGGCGGGTTTAACCAGGCCATTTCCGTTCCGGAGCTTATCGAATACACGGCCGCCCTTTCGGCCCTGTGCATCATGGACCGATACTGCCGGCAGCGGTTTGCCGCTTAAGGGGAAATGAAAACAGCCGCCTGCAGATCAGCGATCCACGGGCGGCTGTCAGAAAAATCACCAGAAAATTAAAATTAAAAACGAATCCCGCACTCCTTCATGCCGGCCACGCCCGTGGCCGTATTTAAGGTATCGGTAATGCCGCAGGACGCCAGGTTAATCTGGGCCTCAAAGGAGCGCACGCCGGTATTGCATACCAGCACCAGGGTTTTATCCTTGGGCACCTCGTTGATCCGGGCCTGGAGCTGGTCATGGGGGATGCTTTTCCAGATATCCGGATATTTTTCCTCAAAAGGCTTGGCATCGGCTTCGGCCCGGCAGTCCAGGAAGAAATATTTGCCGCAGTCCCGGTTGTTCCAGCACTCTGCAAAGGCCTCTGCATCAACGGGCTTGTACCGGCCTTCCAAATAATTTTCCGCAGCATTGCCCACTGCATTGACAATGTCCATGGCAGAGGCAAAGGGCGGCGAATAGGCCAGCTCCAGGTTGCTCACATCCTCGACCGTTGGCTGGTACTGCAGGATGGCGGCCACGGCGTTGATTCGGGCATACATCCCGCTGGACTCCCCGCCGAAACCCTGGATGCCCAGCACCCGCCGGGTCTTTCGATCCACCACCAGCTCAAGGAAAATGATTTCCTTTTCCGGGTAAAAATGGGCCCGATCAAACTGGCTCACCTGGATGCCCACTGCGTCAAAGCCTTCGCTGCAGGCCCGCTCCGGGGTCAGGCCGGCACCGGCCAGTGCGCCGTCAAACAGCTTGACCACAAAAGATCCCACCGCTCCCTTGAAACAGGCGTCTCCGCCGGCCATGTTGGTTCCGATCACCCTGCCCTGGCGGTTGGCAATGGAGCCCAAAGGATAAAATCCCGGCTTTCCGGTAATCAGATTGGTGACCTGCACGCAGTCGCCGCCGGCGTATATATCCGGATCAGAGGTCTGCATCCGGTCGTTGACCACAATAAAGCCGCCGGGGGCCACCTCCAGGCCCGCCTCTTTGGCCAGTTCCCCGTTTGGCGCAATGCCTACGGCGGAAATCACAAGGTCAGCCTCCAGGGTACGGCTGCCGGTTTTCACCGCTGAAACCCGGCCGTCAGTGCCCTCGATGGCCTCAACCGATTCATTGAGGTAAAAGGTGACCCCGTTTTCCTCCATCCGGCGCTGGGCCATCTGCGAAAGGTTCCGGCTGACAAAGCCGGGCATGATCTGGCTGCAGTATTCCACCACCGAGGTCTCGATTTCCCACATGTCGGCCAGGGACTCGGCCATTTCCAGGCCAATGAACCCGGCACCGATAATCACGGCCTTTTCCACCTGACCGCCGGTGACCAGTTCCTTGATGGCCATGGCCTGGTGCAGACTGCCCACGCTGTAAACGTTTTCAAGATCCATTCCGGAAATGGGCAGATTCTTGGCCCGGGTACCGGTTGCCAGCATCAGCTTGTCATAGGAAAGATCGGTTTCCCGGCCGTCTGACTTGCGGACCCGGACGGTCTTGTTTTGCCTGTCAATGGACAGTGCCCGGGTGCCGGTCATGGCCTCGACCCCTTTATCGTTTTTGAAAAACGCCTCGTCGCGGACCATATGAAAGCTGGTGGAGCGCAGTTCCTTTTCATCGGTGACATCGCCGGAAACATAATACGGAATGCCGCAGCCGCCGTAAGAAATATAGGTATCCGCGTCAACAAGGATCACCTCTGCATCCTGACGAAGACGCTTAAACCGGCAAGCTGCCTTGGAACCTGCTGCCACCGCACCGATCACCACTACACGCTCTGTCATAACAACCCCCTTTTATTCGTGCGCTATGTTTGATGGCACCGTAAAAAGTCCAATATCTGCGTTACATGCAATTTTTCAGAATTTCCGGTGTAGATAAGCACCCTGCATTCTTCGAAATTGCGCAAGCCTTGATCTTGAACTTTTTACGGCACCATCTGAAATCAGACTGTTTACGATGCCATCATGTTTTGTCAGTCAGAAACAAATTTGAGCATAAGACTGAAACTAAATACTATAGGGAATTTCCGCCGGGCAATGCAAGGGGATTTTCCGCAAAAACATCTGAAACAGGCGAAAATGGCTATTCCCCGTAACTCCAGGAAAGAATCAGTTCCCGCTGCATAACGCTTTGAGGCGAGGCCATGGAAGCGGTGGCCGTATGGCGGCGAAGATCATCAATGGTATCAAGCAGGCTGGGATCGGCCGGATGGCCGTGCCTGACAAGGTAGGCGCCCACAACCGTGCCGGTGCGGCCGATGCCGGCCCAGCAGTGAACGTAGACCGGCTTTCCATGGGCTATGGAGACATCGATTTCATCAAGGATCTCCATAAGCTTTTTCCGGTCCGGAATATCAAAATCCCGGACCGGCATGGCGGTATAAGCCGCTTCAATTCCCTTTTGACGGGCCACAAGGCGGACCACTTCCGCATAGGGGGGATGATGCAGGCTCAAACGTCCGATTTCCTGGGGTTCGGTCAGGTCCACTATTTTGCGGATGTCTGCGGAAAAAAGCGCCTCCAGCCGCTTTCCGGATTGCTCCGGGGTGTAGGACAGCGGATATTCACCGGCCATCAGCCGGTTTTTTTCCACCCAGTAGGCATTGCGAAACGGTATCTCCCGGGGTTCTTCCTGAATATCGGTCATTTGGCGTTTTCTTGGAAAAATTTTTCTTCGGATTCTTTCTCGGAGGTTTTTTCGGCCAGCCGGGCCTTGCGCCGGGCCATGGCCTCTTTGTTGCGGCGCTTTTCTTCCGGGGTACGGACAATGACCGGGGCAATGGGCCGGGGCTTCATCTGCGCATCTAAGCCCACATAGGTAATGTAGGCCGAAGCAATGTGGCGGCGCTGGCCGGTCAGCAGGGTTTCGGCCTCCACGCGCACGCCGATTTCCATGGAAGTGCGGCCGGTCAGATTCAGGCTGGCCGAAAGGATCAAAAGATCTCCGACAAATGCGGGGTGATGAAAATCCAGGCGGTCCACGGACGCGGTGACCGCGTTGCCCCGGGAATGGCGGATGGCCACTACCCCGGCGGAATTGTCAATGAGCTTCATGATGGTGCCCCCATGCACGTTTCCGGCCGGGTTGGCATCTGCCGGCTGCATGACCTGGGAGACGATCACCATGCTGTCTTTGACCGGCTTGCCCCCGGCTTCCGGTTCAGGGCACGCGGATGTATCTGTCATGAAACATGTACTCCTTAAAAGTGAGCATTACAGTAGCCGGCATTAAAACATCTTTTCTACAGGCCGCCGCTCCGGGACAACAACATGCGGGATGGTTTCATTGTTCCAGGCCTCGCTGACATACAGGTGGCAATAGCAGCTGCCGTATTCCCGGACATCCGGCTCCCGGTAAACACACGGGCAGATAATATCTTTGTCCTTTTCAAGGTCACCGGAAGCCAGCCGGCAAGGACAGCTCATGTGGCCATAGCGTTCCTTGTTGGCCAGCAGCCCCTCGAGCAGCTCAAAAACCAGCTCGCGGTCCTTGTTGAAGTAATAACCCTTGGGCTCCTGCACCTTTTTGAGCTTTTCATACAGTTCTTGGGCATTCATGAGATTCCCAGCGCCTCCTTGATTTCATCTTCCTTGTAACCGACAATGACTTTTTCACCGATTCGGATGGTTGGAAACGAGCAGCGGGGATTTAACGCCTTGACATCCTCGAGCACTGCCTGACGCTCTTCGCTGTCGAGCAGATCCACCTCCACGGAATCATAGCTGACATTGCATTCATTGAGCAGTTCCTTTGCCCTTTTGCAGTGTCCGCAAGTACTTAATGCATATACCTTAATGTCTTGTTCATCTGTCATGTTCACAACTCCTTGGGGCATCGGCTGAACCTGGATTTTCAACAAGCGGCCTGTCAATCACACCCGGGTTGATCAATATACCGGGGTCTTCACTCAAACCGCACAACCATTTCCTCGTAAGATTTGCGCCATTTTGCCGGCAGAAGGGTTTTGTCTGACCTGAAATACCCTACGGACAAAAGCAGCGGAATCCAGTAATTTGCCGGAATATGAAATTCCCTGCGCACGCCCTCGATGTCAAAGCCATCCATGAGATGGGTATCCACTCCAAGATCCTTGGCCGCAAGCATCAAAGACATGGCGAAAAAACCGGTATTTTTGCAGGCAAAGGCCGCCTGCCGCTCAGTACTTGCACCATACAGGTTCTTGCAGGCATCATGGAACCACTCCCGCTGGGATTCTGACATCATACCGATTTTCACCAGGGAGTCAAAATTTTTCTCCACAAAGGGGTGACCGGCCTGCCAGGCATCCATATCCGCCAGCACAATCAGGGTCACCGGTGCTTCGCTGACCTTGGGCTGATCCCATGCGTGCTTCTGCAGGCGCAGTTTCTCCTCATGATCCCGCAGGACCATCAGGCTCCAGGGCTGCAGGTTGAAGCTTGACGGGGCCTTGGCCGCGGTTTCAATGATCTGGCGCAGCACATCATCGGCCACGTCCTGTTGCGGATCAAAAAAATTCACCGCCCTGCGGTTGTCCATGACCTGTTTGAAGTCCATCGCAGTTCCTTTTCCGGCCTTCTATTTCATGGCCTGGCATTCCTTGTCCCACTCCGGACAAGCGTCTTTCATGGCCACTTCGTATTTTTCCATGCACTGGGAGCATTCCAGCTTCGCATTGGGCACATTGCCGAATTTTTTCTCAATTTCCTCAGGGGTCAGATGCATCACGGCACTGCACCCGCACTGGGGACATTTTGCTTTTAAGCGGTATTGTTTGGCCATAACGAAACCTCCTTTGCTGTCATCAATCAATTACAATTGTTATCCGGGTTCATCAGGACGGGGCGTCCACTGAGTCCCCCTGTATTTCCAGAAACCGTCCAAGGGCGGAAAGCAGCCGGGGCGCAGTTTGGGGATTTTGCCGGAGCCGCTTTTCCGACGCCTGAAACGTTTTTTGGGCCGCCTCGTAAAAACGCTGTTCATCGGTGATCCGAAAAAGCCGGACACAGTTTTGGGCAGCCACGGAGTTGGCCGCGGGGATCACATTGTCTGTCAAATCCCTGGGCCGCATGATCAAATGTTTGTCCTGCTCTGCCGCTGTCATGAAAAACCCGCCCTGTTTGTCATCAAAAAACAAATCCAGCATGACAGCCCCCATCTGCCGGGCCTCCCGGAGGTATACCGGATCAAGGTTATGTTCATAAAGATCAAGCAGTGCCTGCACCAGCATGGCATAATCGCCGGCCATGGCAAAAACCGCCCGCTGCCCGTCAGCCCATCTCCGGTAGAGTCGTCCGTCTTGTGAAACCATGCGGGTTAGGATAAAGTCAACCGCCTTCCGGGCCCTGTCCAGATAAGCCTCATCCCCGAGAATCCGGGATGCCTTGACCAGGGCCGATATCATCAGCGCGTTCCATTCAACAAGAATTTTTTCATCCCGAAACGGCCGCGGGCGGCGGTTTCGGGCCGTGCGCAGCTTTTCTGCGGCCTGTCGGACAATGGATTCAACCGCTTTTTCCTCCATGCCGGTCTCCCGGGCAACCGCGTCGATGCTGCGCGCTTCATACAAGATGTTTTTGCCGGAAAACTCACCGGACGGATCGGCCTTGACATTGCCGTTTTGCCCCACGCCGTAATACCGGCAGAAAATCCCGGATTCGTCTTTGTCCAGAATGGAATCAATTTCTGATTTTTCCCAGACATAAAACGCGCCTTCGGTCTTATGGCCGCCAGGTGCCGGTGAGTCCGAGGCCGAAAGATCCAGGGGATAGCTGTCAGCATCTTCTGCAGAATAAAATCCGCCCAGCTCATGGGTCATGTCCCGGTGGATGTAGTCCAGGGTTTGCCCGGCAATGCGGGCAAAACGGATATCACCTGTGATCTCGTAAGCCTCAAGCAGCACCGGGATCATCTGAGCGTTGTCATAAAGCATTTTTTCAAAATGGGGCACGTGCCAGGCATTGTCTGTGGCATACCGGTGAAATCCACCCCCGAGATGATCGTAAACCCCGCCGCGGCTGATTTGTGAAAGGGTGTGGACAGCCATGTCCAGGAATTTTTGACCATTTTGCGCCCGATCATTGTCAAACCGCAGAAGGCGGTAATAAAACAGCAAAAACCGCAGAACCGCAGGCATTGGAAATTTGGGCGCCCGGCTGAAGCCGCCGGCTTCCGGATCATAATTTTCGGCAAACCCGGCTGCAGCCGCATCCATCAGGGTCTTGTCCGGGCGGTTTTGCCCGGCGCCGGCTTCCATCTCCTGGAGATGGGCCTTTACCGCAGCTGTGATGTTTTCCGCAGAGGTCAGCAGTTTCTGCCGCTGTTCAGGGTCCTGCCAGGCCCGGCCAACGGATTCCACCACCTGTTTCCAGGAGGCCATGCCGAAGCGCTGACGGGTCGGAAAATACGTGCCCCCGAAAAAAGGTTTGGCCTCCGGGGTTAAGAACACGTTCAAAGGCCAGCCCGCCGACCCGGTCAGCGCTGAGACGGCCGTGATATAGATCTGATCCAGATCCGGCCGCTCTTCTCTGTCGATTTTGATATTGACCAGATTTTCGTTCATGATCCGGGCGGTTTCCGGGTCGGAAAAGGATTCATCTGCCATCACGTGACACCAGTGGCAGGTGGCATACCCGATGGAAACCAGCACCGGCTTGTTTTCTGTTTTTGCCTTTTCAAAGGCCGCATCTCCCCACGCAAACCAATCCACTGGATTGTCTGCATGCTGGAGCAGATAAGGGCTTTTTTCATGTTTCAGCCGGTTTGCATTTGCGCTTTGCGATACTGTCATATTTCATCCTTATTCTTCCAAACATAATATGCTGAAAAAAATTTGCCACCCGATTTCCTTCAGTAAGCCGGCCGGCCAAGGGCATTAACTGTATCCTGACACAAAAATGTATCACGTTCTTATACCCGTGAAACAAACAATGCTGTCATCTGCTCAAATCCCGGCCAGTTGTCCTTCCAGCCACTGGCGCACCTCTCCCTCAATGGCATAAACCCCCTTTTGGTAACCTGTATCATGGCGAAAACGCCGGACCAGCCAGTCCGGCATGGCAATTTTGGCCAGTTCCTCTGCCTGCTCGGAATTGCGTCGAATCAGGTAAAT
Proteins encoded:
- a CDS encoding ferredoxin-thioredoxin reductase catalytic domain-containing protein, encoding MNAQELYEKLKKVQEPKGYYFNKDRELVFELLEGLLANKERYGHMSCPCRLASGDLEKDKDIICPCVYREPDVREYGSCYCHLYVSEAWNNETIPHVVVPERRPVEKMF
- a CDS encoding FAD-dependent oxidoreductase, which codes for MTERVVVIGAVAAGSKAACRFKRLRQDAEVILVDADTYISYGGCGIPYYVSGDVTDEKELRSTSFHMVRDEAFFKNDKGVEAMTGTRALSIDRQNKTVRVRKSDGRETDLSYDKLMLATGTRAKNLPISGMDLENVYSVGSLHQAMAIKELVTGGQVEKAVIIGAGFIGLEMAESLADMWEIETSVVEYCSQIMPGFVSRNLSQMAQRRMEENGVTFYLNESVEAIEGTDGRVSAVKTGSRTLEADLVISAVGIAPNGELAKEAGLEVAPGGFIVVNDRMQTSDPDIYAGGDCVQVTNLITGKPGFYPLGSIANRQGRVIGTNMAGGDACFKGAVGSFVVKLFDGALAGAGLTPERACSEGFDAVGIQVSQFDRAHFYPEKEIIFLELVVDRKTRRVLGIQGFGGESSGMYARINAVAAILQYQPTVEDVSNLELAYSPPFASAMDIVNAVGNAAENYLEGRYKPVDAEAFAECWNNRDCGKYFFLDCRAEADAKPFEEKYPDIWKSIPHDQLQARINEVPKDKTLVLVCNTGVRSFEAQINLASCGITDTLNTATGVAGMKECGIRF
- a CDS encoding nitroreductase family protein → MDFKQVMDNRRAVNFFDPQQDVADDVLRQIIETAAKAPSSFNLQPWSLMVLRDHEEKLRLQKHAWDQPKVSEAPVTLIVLADMDAWQAGHPFVEKNFDSLVKIGMMSESQREWFHDACKNLYGASTERQAAFACKNTGFFAMSLMLAAKDLGVDTHLMDGFDIEGVRREFHIPANYWIPLLLSVGYFRSDKTLLPAKWRKSYEEMVVRFE
- a CDS encoding glutaredoxin family protein; the encoded protein is MTDEQDIKVYALSTCGHCKRAKELLNECNVSYDSVEVDLLDSEERQAVLEDVKALNPRCSFPTIRIGEKVIVGYKEDEIKEALGIS
- a CDS encoding protein-tyrosine phosphatase family protein — encoded protein: MTDIQEEPREIPFRNAYWVEKNRLMAGEYPLSYTPEQSGKRLEALFSADIRKIVDLTEPQEIGRLSLHHPPYAEVVRLVARQKGIEAAYTAMPVRDFDIPDRKKLMEILDEIDVSIAHGKPVYVHCWAGIGRTGTVVGAYLVRHGHPADPSLLDTIDDLRRHTATASMASPQSVMQRELILSWSYGE
- a CDS encoding thioredoxin domain-containing protein, encoding MTVSQSANANRLKHEKSPYLLQHADNPVDWFAWGDAAFEKAKTENKPVLVSIGYATCHWCHVMADESFSDPETARIMNENLVNIKIDREERPDLDQIYITAVSALTGSAGWPLNVFLTPEAKPFFGGTYFPTRQRFGMASWKQVVESVGRAWQDPEQRQKLLTSAENITAAVKAHLQEMEAGAGQNRPDKTLMDAAAAGFAENYDPEAGGFSRAPKFPMPAVLRFLLFYYRLLRFDNDRAQNGQKFLDMAVHTLSQISRGGVYDHLGGGFHRYATDNAWHVPHFEKMLYDNAQMIPVLLEAYEITGDIRFARIAGQTLDYIHRDMTHELGGFYSAEDADSYPLDLSASDSPAPGGHKTEGAFYVWEKSEIDSILDKDESGIFCRYYGVGQNGNVKADPSGEFSGKNILYEARSIDAVARETGMEEKAVESIVRQAAEKLRTARNRRPRPFRDEKILVEWNALMISALVKASRILGDEAYLDRARKAVDFILTRMVSQDGRLYRRWADGQRAVFAMAGDYAMLVQALLDLYEHNLDPVYLREARQMGAVMLDLFFDDKQGGFFMTAAEQDKHLIMRPRDLTDNVIPAANSVAAQNCVRLFRITDEQRFYEAAQKTFQASEKRLRQNPQTAPRLLSALGRFLEIQGDSVDAPS
- a CDS encoding SidJ-related pseudokinase; the protein is MTNPERGGKKPAAMYSWNLQNERIDAENYLAGRRSDFTATYMQVANLQYIIETQPEIVTAGTIHALCCVLEGNEHDSQRQVFFLFKKAADAIADIICRAPEKEMARTAGKTLSRLLAAHNGHRFRAVAEAMGALPAAENRPEQTRLQLPEPAVQPVCDISAIAGRRSVDLLHWMGRSAIVKDPERPESILVLKFARTGQRLSELAAETFWMQQLSRLELPAPFAFDIPRPAAVQHASVIFRIEDKTLAIPEGADIDKGRHAIAFQTGPDYFAYPNHPDNGKMPGKEECRTILERNAGIFGHLASIGIVHTAPIPLFHNRVQRQRRNDAGLYQWRRAGRLDQWLASCRFPNISKSGIRDFEHFIAFDGPTRQLYDHIGTHVLSLVLVAGSYCRNHDEARIGVDDQGCPVDARDLFDRQWFSHVLIDIFKSYYQGFTQTAFCADLPFDPQNLSRRLIEEMGVDRHMEEILRVAEQEAMNDEQFRRFLESRGFKRHSIEGLKKGSQDIHILTGPHLGGFNQAISVPELIEYTAALSALCIMDRYCRQRFAA
- a CDS encoding acyl-CoA thioesterase, giving the protein MTDTSACPEPEAGGKPVKDSMVIVSQVMQPADANPAGNVHGGTIMKLIDNSAGVVAIRHSRGNAVTASVDRLDFHHPAFVGDLLILSASLNLTGRTSMEIGVRVEAETLLTGQRRHIASAYITYVGLDAQMKPRPIAPVIVRTPEEKRRNKEAMARRKARLAEKTSEKESEEKFFQENAK